From the Patescibacteria group bacterium genome, the window CAATAGTGAAATTCCGCGGCCGCGGAATTTCACTAGAAGAAAATATTGGCTTATCTACTATTTACCTTTATACTAAAAATATTTATGGCTACTCACTTAACCAAAACAGCTACTCAAACTAGGGCTTTAGGAAAACAATTGGCCAAACAATTAACTGGTGGGCAAATACTGGGCCTAAAAGGTGATTTAGGTAGCGGTAAAACAACTTTTGTTAAAGGCCTAGCTAAAGGCTTAAATATTAAAAATACTATTACCAGCCCAACTTTTGTTTTGTTTAAAATTTATCCAATTAAACATCGAACAATTAAGAGACTAGTTCATGTTGATTGCTAC encodes:
- the tsaE gene encoding tRNA (adenosine(37)-N6)-threonylcarbamoyltransferase complex ATPase subunit type 1 TsaE, whose protein sequence is MATHLTKTATQTRALGKQLAKQLTGGQILGLKGDLGSGKTTFVKGLAKGLNIKNTITSPTFVLFKIYPIKHRTIKRLVHVDCYRVSGKELSLVGLDEYLNDPQTIVAIEWPNKIKNQPNWLTIKFTAVKNSNHRKIQLPKKLAI